From the Solanum pennellii chromosome 4, SPENNV200 genome, one window contains:
- the LOC107015965 gene encoding transcription factor bHLH93-like: MEYYNENGFLEELLSLRSESWDTTNVVPMEMSHDFYNNVLNYDNIPLPCTTTSNSFEGYSCNLPFDQQNLINCGTSFYSPFCDELSPPSSFPSQDDFSSILDDEVGNYSFQNLEMGNNSCNNDNSSIVIPCKLEENQVCEGAGGSVGGASSFNIGFCPEIRKSKSKKIDGQPSKNLMAERRRRKRLNDRLSMLRSVVPKISKMDRTSILGDTIDYMKELLEKINNLQEEMELGPNQLSLMSIFKDVKPNEMLVRNSPKFDVERRSVDTKVEICCAGKPGLLLSTVTTLEALGLEIQQCVISSFSDFAMQASCSEEMEQRGVVSSEDIKQALFRNAGYGGRCL; encoded by the exons atggagtatTACAATGAGAATGGGTTCTTAGAAGAATTATTATCTCTAAGAAGTGAGTCATGGGATACTACAAATGTAGTCCCTATGGAAATGTCTCATGATTTTTACAATAATGTCCTCAACTATGATAATATTCCACTTCCTTGTACTACTACTTCTAATTCCTTTGAAGGGTATTCATGTAATTTGCCATTTGACcaacaaaatttgataaattgtGGTACTTCATTTTATAGTCCATTTTGTGATGAATTGTCACCACCATCTTCATTTCCTTCTCAAGAtgatttttcatcaattttggATGATGAAGTTGGGAACTAtagttttcaaaatttggaaatgGGGAATAATAGTTGTAATAATGATAATAGTAGTATTGTTATTCCTTGTAAATTGGAGGAAAATCAAGTGTGTGAAGGTGCAGGAGGAAGTGTTGGTGGAGCTTCAAGTTTTAATATTGGTTTTTGTCCAGAAATTAGAAagtcaaaatcaaagaaaatagaTGGTCAaccttcaaaaaatttaatggCTGAGAGGAGGAGGAGAAAAAGGCTTAATGATAGACTCTCTATGCTTAGATCAGTTGTTCCAAAGATTAGCAAg ATGGACAGGACTTCAATACTTGGGGATACTATAGACTACATGAAAGAGCTACTAGAGAAAATCAATAATTTGCAAGAAGAAATGGAACTTGGACCAAATCAACTAAGCTTGATGAGCATTTTCAAAGAtgtaaaaccaaatgaaatgcTTGTGAGAAATTCACCTAAG TTTGATGTGGAAAGGAGAAGTGTTGATACAAAAGTTGAGATATGTTGTGCAGGGAAGCCTGGTCTATTGTTATCAACAGTGACCACACTAGAGGCTTTAGGTCTAGAGATTCAACAGTGTGTAATCAGCTCATTTAGTGATTTTGCAATGCAAGCTTCTTGTTCTGAG GAAATGGAGCAGAGAGGAGTTGTGAGTTCAGAAGACATAAAGCAAGCATTGTTCAGAAATGCTGGATATGGAGGGAGGTGTCTGTAA